The Betaproteobacteria bacterium genome window below encodes:
- a CDS encoding type II secretion system F family protein, with product MASYSYRAIDDTGQVLSGHADALNPVDLEMRLKRLGLDLVTFQSIKKSMLMRARRVSRKELITFCFHMDQLMRAGVPIIDALTDLRDTVENDGFKAIVASVLEDVEGGLKLSDAMAEHPQAFDQVFVALIRTGEQSGQLPEVLSKLTENLKWQDELTAQVRKAMMYPIFAGTVIFGVVFLLMVFLVPQLGQTMKALTPNPPASTMALIAVSLVMQKYWFLFIGVPIVIVVAAIVTAKSSDDAKYWIDGMMLKLPIMGPLMTKIILARFSTYFALMYQSGLGVLDCIHISEKIVGNRVIEEGLQRVGREINDGTGISQAFQNARLFPPLVLRMLRVGESTGGLDTSLLNVSYFYNRDVKEQMSRLQEMIQPILTVVLGGVLIGILVTVFNPMYDVIAKIKF from the coding sequence ATGGCTTCCTACTCCTACCGCGCGATCGACGACACGGGCCAAGTTCTGTCGGGGCATGCCGACGCGCTCAACCCGGTCGATCTGGAAATGCGCCTGAAGAGACTCGGGCTGGATCTGGTCACTTTTCAGTCGATCAAGAAGTCCATGCTGATGCGCGCGCGGCGCGTGTCGCGCAAGGAACTGATCACGTTCTGTTTCCACATGGATCAATTGATGCGTGCGGGCGTGCCAATCATCGATGCCTTGACCGATTTGCGGGACACGGTCGAAAACGACGGCTTCAAGGCAATCGTTGCCAGCGTCCTGGAAGACGTTGAGGGCGGCCTCAAGCTGTCCGATGCCATGGCGGAACACCCGCAGGCGTTCGATCAGGTGTTTGTGGCGCTGATCCGTACGGGTGAGCAGTCCGGCCAGTTGCCGGAGGTACTCTCCAAGCTCACCGAGAACCTGAAGTGGCAGGACGAACTGACCGCTCAGGTTCGCAAGGCCATGATGTACCCGATTTTTGCGGGCACGGTGATATTTGGCGTAGTTTTCCTGCTGATGGTGTTTCTGGTTCCGCAACTAGGCCAGACAATGAAAGCATTAACGCCCAATCCGCCCGCCTCCACCATGGCGCTGATCGCGGTATCGCTGGTCATGCAGAAATACTGGTTCTTGTTCATCGGTGTGCCGATTGTCATCGTGGTGGCGGCCATTGTCACCGCCAAGAGCAGCGATGATGCGAAATACTGGATCGACGGAATGATGTTGAAGCTGCCGATCATGGGGCCGTTGATGACGAAAATCATCCTCGCGCGATTCTCGACTTACTTCGCGCTGATGTACCAGTCTGGATTGGGCGTACTCGATTGCATCCACATCTCGGAAAAAATTGTTGGTAACCGCGTCATTGAAGAGGGGTTGCAACGTGTCGGTCGCGAAATCAATGACGGTACCGGCATCAGCCAGGCGTTCCAGAATGCGCGCTTGTTCCCGCCGCTCGTGCTGCGCATGCTGAGAGTTGGGGAATCAACCGGCGGACTTGATACGTCGCTGCTGAATGTGAGTTATTTTTATAATCGTGACGTCAAAGAACAGATGAGTCGATTGCAGGAAATGATTCAACCGATTCTGACCGTGGTGCTGGGTGGGGTTCTGATCGGCATTCTGGTGACCGTATTCAATCCGATGTACGACGTCATCGCAAAAATCAAGTTCTGA